A genomic segment from Deltaproteobacteria bacterium encodes:
- the queA gene encoding tRNA preQ1(34) S-adenosylmethionine ribosyltransferase-isomerase QueA, which yields MRRRDFHYDLPRELIAQTPAARRDASRLLVVGDDGLDDRTFADLPALLPPDAVVVVNDAKVVPARLRGHKPTGGAVELLLLEPLAAPDPRDPAGGHRWRAMARASKPLRAGTPVALAGGGPTVHIATDRAPDGTVEVVLPEPADDLCARWGEVPLPPYIARPRGATREDAERYQTVYARAPGAVAAPTAGLHFTPELLDALPGDVATLTLRVGPGTFAPVRADDLDDHEMHAEAFDIPERTARLVASGRPVVAIGTTVVRALEAYARGDRGATRLFIRPGFAFQVVDLLVTNFHLPESTLLMLVCAFGGTDCVFAAYRHAVAARYRFYSYGDAMLIARAGGRWRTAAPGRRPGAG from the coding sequence GTGCGCCGGCGCGACTTCCACTACGACCTGCCGCGCGAGCTGATCGCGCAGACCCCCGCGGCGCGCCGCGACGCATCGCGGCTGCTGGTCGTGGGCGACGACGGTCTGGACGACCGGACGTTCGCCGATCTGCCGGCGCTGCTGCCGCCGGACGCGGTCGTGGTCGTCAACGATGCGAAGGTCGTCCCGGCGCGGCTGCGCGGCCACAAGCCGACCGGCGGCGCGGTCGAGCTGCTGCTGCTCGAGCCGCTCGCGGCGCCGGACCCGCGCGATCCGGCCGGCGGCCACCGCTGGCGCGCCATGGCGCGCGCGTCCAAGCCGCTGCGCGCCGGCACGCCGGTCGCGCTCGCCGGCGGCGGTCCCACCGTCCACATCGCGACCGACCGCGCGCCGGACGGCACCGTCGAGGTCGTGTTGCCCGAGCCGGCGGACGACCTGTGCGCGCGGTGGGGCGAGGTCCCGCTGCCGCCGTACATCGCGCGCCCGCGCGGCGCGACCCGCGAGGACGCCGAGCGCTACCAGACCGTCTACGCGCGCGCGCCGGGCGCCGTCGCCGCGCCGACCGCCGGCCTGCACTTCACGCCGGAATTGCTCGACGCGTTGCCCGGCGACGTGGCGACGCTGACCCTGCGGGTCGGTCCGGGCACGTTCGCCCCGGTGCGCGCGGACGACCTCGACGACCACGAGATGCACGCCGAGGCGTTCGACATCCCCGAGCGCACCGCGCGCCTGGTCGCCAGCGGCCGGCCGGTCGTTGCGATCGGAACGACCGTCGTGCGCGCGCTCGAGGCGTACGCGCGCGGCGACCGCGGCGCGACCCGGCTGTTCATCCGGCCGGGGTTCGCGTTTCAGGTCGTCGATCTGCTGGTGACCAACTTCCACTTGCCGGAATCGACCCTGCTGATGCTCGTGTGCGCGTTCGGCGGCACCGACTGCGTGTTCGCCGCCTACCGGCACGCCGTCGCCGCGCGCTATCGGTTCTACAGCTACGGCGACGCGATGCTGATCGCGCGGGCGGGCGGGCGATGGCGGACGGCGGCACCGGGGCGGAGGCCCGGCGCCGGATGA
- a CDS encoding tRNA guanosine(34) transglycosylase Tgt, whose amino-acid sequence MNTPGFSFEVVATSGKARAGVLHTPRGDIPTPAFMPVGTAGTVKAMLPSELEAPPLDVRILLGNTYHLYLRPGLDVVRAHGGLHAMMGWRRAILTDSGGFQVFSLAHRNRIDDDGVTFRSHIDGSSHRFTPELSMHIQGVLGSDIAMVFDQCPPAGASDAEHERAVARTTAWARRCAAVDRPPGQALFGIVQGGLDVGRRRRHLAELVDIGFDGYAIGGLSVGEAPEDMYAVLDAFAADLPADRPRYLMGVGTPADIERAVFAGVDLFDCVMPTRNARNGSLFTSEGRVVISNARYREDTRPLDPTCPCATCRTTTRAYLRHLYTSREILYSRLATLHNLTHYARHMASLRARIVAGARGA is encoded by the coding sequence ATGAACACGCCCGGGTTCTCGTTCGAGGTGGTCGCCACCTCCGGGAAGGCGCGGGCCGGCGTGCTGCACACGCCGCGCGGCGACATCCCGACGCCGGCGTTCATGCCCGTGGGCACGGCCGGCACCGTCAAGGCGATGTTGCCGAGCGAACTCGAGGCGCCGCCGCTGGATGTGCGCATCCTGCTCGGCAACACCTATCATTTGTATCTGCGGCCGGGCCTCGACGTGGTGCGCGCGCACGGCGGCCTGCACGCGATGATGGGCTGGCGGCGCGCCATCCTCACCGACTCGGGCGGGTTCCAGGTGTTCAGCCTCGCGCACCGAAACCGCATCGACGACGACGGCGTCACGTTCCGATCCCACATCGACGGGTCGTCGCACCGGTTCACGCCGGAGTTGTCCATGCACATCCAGGGCGTGCTCGGGTCGGACATCGCGATGGTGTTCGACCAGTGTCCGCCCGCCGGCGCCAGCGACGCCGAGCACGAGCGGGCGGTCGCGCGGACGACCGCGTGGGCCCGGCGGTGTGCGGCGGTCGACCGGCCGCCGGGGCAGGCGCTGTTCGGCATCGTCCAGGGTGGGCTGGACGTCGGCCGCCGCCGCCGGCATCTCGCCGAACTCGTCGACATCGGCTTCGACGGCTACGCGATCGGCGGCCTGTCCGTCGGCGAGGCGCCGGAGGACATGTACGCCGTCCTCGACGCGTTCGCGGCCGACCTGCCGGCCGATCGCCCGCGCTATCTGATGGGGGTCGGGACGCCGGCGGACATCGAGCGCGCCGTGTTCGCAGGGGTCGACCTGTTCGACTGCGTGATGCCGACGCGCAACGCGCGCAACGGATCGCTGTTTACGTCCGAGGGCCGCGTGGTCATCTCGAACGCCCGCTACCGCGAGGACACCCGCCCGCTGGACCCGACCTGCCCCTGCGCGACCTGCCGGACGACGACGCGCGCCTACCTGCGCCACCTGTACACGAGCCGCGAGATCCTCTACAGCCGGCTCGCAACACTTCACAATCTCACGCATTACGCGCGGCACATGGCGTCGCTGCGCGCCCGAATCGTCGCCGGCGCGCGCGGCGCTTGA
- the yajC gene encoding preprotein translocase subunit YajC has translation MQSMSPVLFMLLMFGVFWLLLIRPQMKRQKEHQAMLARLKKGDEVVTRGGLIGKVVGVSDAILTIELQEKVRVRVRRDYIDSMHGAAAGDEVRRAA, from the coding sequence GTGCAAAGTATGTCCCCGGTTTTGTTCATGCTCCTGATGTTCGGCGTGTTCTGGCTGCTGCTGATCCGCCCGCAGATGAAGCGCCAAAAGGAGCACCAGGCCATGCTCGCCCGCCTCAAGAAGGGGGACGAGGTCGTCACGCGCGGCGGCCTGATCGGCAAGGTCGTCGGCGTCTCGGACGCGATCCTCACCATTGAATTGCAGGAGAAGGTGCGCGTGCGCGTGCGGCGCGACTACATCGACAGCATGCACGGCGCGGCGGCCGGCGACGAGGTGCGGCGCGCGGCGTAG